A stretch of DNA from Methylobacterium sp. CB376:
TACGACGGCGTGCTGGGCAAGCCGGTGCGCAGCGCCGCCGGCGAGGACATGGGCCGCATCATCGACATCATCGTCGACAAGGACGGGCGTCCCCGCGCGGCGATCATCGATTTCGGCGGCTTCCTCGGCGTCGGCTCGCGCAAGATCGCGGTCGACTGGCGCGCCCTGCACTTCGCGGCCGACAACAAGCCGGGCCGCGCGGTGCTGCAGCTCACCCGCAACCAAGTGCGCGTCTCCCCCGAGTACAAGCCCGGCGATCCGATCGTGGTGCTGGGGCCGGCCTCGCCGGCGCCCGACCCCGACCAGGCCGCCGCACGCAATCCCCCCGAGAAATGACGGCGGCGCGACGATCCCAGCGCCGGGCCGCCGGCCACCGGGAGGTGCCCCGCTACGAGCCGCGGCCGGAGGCGGGCCGCGAGCCGGCGCGCGCGCCCTCGCCCGCGCCGCTCCCGGCCACGCGGCGGGAGAAGCACGCCCCCTCGGCGGCGAGCGCGCGCGGGCTCGACGCCTTCACGTTCTTCGTGGCCAACCTCCAGACCGGCTTCGGACCCTTCGTGGCCGTGCACTTCACGGCCCACCAGTGGACGCAGGCCGATATCGGCCTCGTCCTCACCATCGGCGGCCTGTTCAGCCTGCTCGGGCAGGTGCCCGGCGGCGGCTTCGTCGATTGGGTGCGCTCGAAGCGCGCCGTGGCGGCCCTCGCGGTGGGGGTGATCGGGGCGAGCGCGGCGGGCCTCGGCCTCTACCCGACCTTCCTTGTCGCGGCCCTCGCCATGGCGGCCCATTCGCTCGCCAGCTGCGTGCTCACGCCCGCCATCGCGGCGATCAGCCTCGGCCTCTCCGGCCATGCCCGGCTCGGCGAGCGCCTCGGCCGCAACGCCCGCTTCTCCTCGATCGGCAACGCCCTGGCGGCGGCCGGCATGGGGGCCTGCGGCTACTACCTGTCGAACGCCGCCGTGTTCTACGTGACCGCGGCCCTGGTCGTGCCGACGCTGGTGGCGCTCTCCACGATCCGCGCGGGCGAGATCGAGGTGGTGCGGCCGCAGGGGCGCGACGGTGCCCCGCCCCCGAGCGGATGGGCGGGCCTGCGGCTCCTCCTCACCAACCGGGCCCTGCTCTGCTTCGGCGCCTGCATCCTGCTGTTCTACGTCGCCAACGCGGCGATGCTGCCCCTGGTCGGCAGCGTGCTGACCATGCGGGCGAGCCAGACCGCCACCATCCTGATCGCCGCCTGCATCATGGCGCCCCAGATCGTCCTCGCGCTGATCGCCCCGGCGGTCGGCCGGGCGGCCCAGACCTACGGGCGGCGCCCGCTCCTCGTCCTGGGCTTCGCCGCCCTGCCCCTGCGCGGGATCCTGTTCGCCTACGCGCAGGAACCCGAGGTGCTGGTGCTGATCCAGGTGCTCGACGGCGTCTCGGCGGCGGTGATCGGCGTGATGGTCCCGCTCGTGGTCGCGGACGTGACCCGCGGCACCGGGCGCTTCAACCTCGCCCTCGGGGCGGTCGGCACCGGCATGGGGATCGGCGCGGCGCTCAGCACGACCCTGTCGGGTGCGATGGCGGACCATCTCGGCACCCATGCGGCCTTCCTGGGGCTCGCCGGCGTGGCCGTCCTGGCCCTGCTGCTGCTGCTCCTCGTGATGCCGGAGACCCGGCGCGGGCGCGGGGCCTGAGCGTCTCCGGCCGGAGGGCGCCTCGCCGGCGCCGCGTCGCCCGACCGCTGCGTGGCCCGCGCGTCACAGGAGAGCCCGGTTCGCTGCCCTGCGGCAGCGCCTCCCGCATCGCGGCGAGCCCGCTCAACTCCCGTTCATGTAGGCGCGCTATAAAACCGGACGGCCGATATTTTTTGCCTGCAACATAAGGCGACGCTTCCGCGTTGCGGCTTTGGCGGATGGCCGGGAGCGCCCGGCCCATTCCCGTCCGTTTCACGACCGGCCGCACGCGGGCGAAGAACCGGGATCGATCGTCACGATGGATGACCTCTGCGCCTACGCTGAACGGCCCTGGGCCTTCGTGGCCCGCTACCTTCGCCGCCGCGTGGTTCCCCACGCGGCCATCGTCGTGTCGGTGCTCGCCGCCGTCGCCTGCTCGGTGAGCACGCAGTACGGGCTCAAGGGCGTGGTCGATGCGCTCGGCAAGGGGCCGCAATCGGGCGAGATCTGGGGGGCGCTCGCCGTCCTGATCGCCTTCATCGGCGCCGACAACATGCTCTGGCGGGTGGCGAGCCTGATCGCGAGCTTCACCTTCGTGGCGGTGACCGGCGACATCCGCCGCGACCTGTTCCGGCACCTGACCGGCCACTCGCCCTCCTACTTCGCCGACCGGCAGCCCGGCACGCTGGCGAGCCGCATCACGGCGACCTCGAACGCGATCTTCACCGCCGAGAACATGTTCGTCTGGAACGTGATGCCGCCCTGCGCGGCCGCCTTCGGGGCGATCCTGTACGTGGGCGCGGTCTCGCTGCCGATGGCGGCGGGGCTCCTGGTGATCTGCGGCGGCGTCGTGGTGCTGATGTTCCGCATCGCCGCCGCCGGCAAGCCGCTCCACCACGAATTCGCCGAGAAGGCGGCCGCCGTCGACGGCGAGATGGTCGACCTCGTCAGCAACATGCCGCTGGTGCGCGCCTTCTCGGCCTTCAAGCGGGAATTCGTGCGCTTCGACGGCACGATCGGCACCGAGATGCGGGCGCGCCGCCGCAGCCTGCTCTACCTGGAGAAGCTGCGCATCATGCACGCGGTCATCACCGTGGTGGCGGTGCTCGGCCTTCTCTACTGGGCGGTGCGGATGTGGGAGGTGGGTTCGGCGACCGCCGGTCAGGTGGTGCTGGTCTGCACCCTCGGCATCACGATCCTGGCCGCGACCCGCGACCTCGCGGTCGCCCTGGTCGACGTCACGCAGCACACCGCGAGGCTCTCGGAGGCGCTCACCACCCTGCTGCAGCCCCACGACCTGCGCGACCACCCGGAGGCGAAGCCCCTCGTCGGCGAGGGCGCGCGGCTGGATTTCGAGCACGTCGGCTTCAGCTACCCGGACGGGCGCGAGGTCTTCAGCGACTTCAACCTCACGATCGAGCCCGGGCAGAAGGTCGGCCTGGTCGGGCGCTCGGGGGGCGGCAAATCGACGCTTTTCACCCTGCTGCAGCGCTTCTACGACCCGCAGAGCGGGCGCATCCTGATCGACGGCCAGAATATCGGCCGCGTCACGCAGGAGAGCCTGCGCGAGGCGATCACCGTGGTGCCGCAGGACATCTCGCTGTTCCACCGCTCCTTGCGCGAGAACATCCGCTACGGCCGGCCGGATGCGACGGACGAGGAGGTCTGGGCGGCGGCCGAGGCCGCGCGCTGCACGGATTTCATCAGTGACCTGCCGCAGGGCTTCGACACGATCGTGGGCGACCGCGGCGTGAAGCTCTCGGGCGGCCAGCGCCAGCGCATCGCGGTGGCCCGCGCCATCCTCAAGGACTCGCCGATCCTCCTCCTCGACGAGGCGACCTCCGCCCTCGACACCGAGTCGGAGGAGGCGATCCGCGAGGCGCTGCACAACCTGATGCAGGGCCGCACGGTGATCGCCATCGCGCACCGCCTGTCGACCCTGAAGGATTTCGACCGGATCGTGGTGCTCGACGGGGGCCAGGTGATCCAGGACGGCTCGCCCGAGCGGCTGATCCATCTCGACGGCTTCTACCGCGACCTGATCCAGCGCGAGACGCTCAAGCTGTCGCGCGAGGCGGCCTGAGCGGGGCGGCGCGAGGGCGCGCTGCGAATCGCGAGCGGCCGCAACCGGTTCGGGGGCGGTCCGCATCCGTTTGATCAATCCCGGCCCGTGACGGTCGCGTGCGCGGCCCCTTTCGCGCGCAGCGCCGGAACACCGGCGCAAGTCCTTGGCGCAAGTCCCTGGCCCAAGTCCCTGGCTCAAGTCCCCGGGCGCGTCGCGCTCCGCCCCTACGCCGCCCCGGCGAGTTCCTGCGCCAGCATTCGCACCCGGCGCAGATCGTCCACGAAACCCGCATAGGCCTCGGCCTTCGCCTCCTCGGGCAGGCGCAGCAGGTAGGAGGGGTGCACGGTGACGAAGCCCGCATAGGGTTTGCCGTCGAACCGGGCCGGGCCGCGGGCCCGGGTGATCGGGATCGCCTTGCCGGTCAGCGCCAGCACCGCCGTCGCCCCGAGCGCGACGACGAGGCGCGGATGCACGAAGCCGAGCTCCCGGTCGAGCCACCAGCGGCCATGCGCGACCTCCCCGGCGGTCGGCTTCTGGTGGATGCGCCGCTTGCCGCGCTCCTCGAACTTGAAGTGCTTGACCGCATTCGTGAGATAGCAGGAACCACGCGCGAGGCCGGCCTCCTCCATCGCCCGGGTGAGGAGCTGCCCCGCCGGGCCGACGAAGGGCCGCCCCAGCCGGTCCTCCTGGTCCCCGGGCTGCTCGCCCACGAAGGCGATCGCGGCGCCGACCGGTCCCTCGCCCAGCACCGCCTGCGTCGCCCCCGGCACCAGCGGTTCGGAGCGCCGGATCAGGGCGTTCAGGGCCTCGAGATCCTCCGGTCCCTGCGCCGCCATGGCGTCGAGGGCGCGGGTGGGCGTGCGTTTCCGCGGCATGGCGGGCTCCCTCTCGATCATCGCGGCGACGCGGCGGCGCGCGTTGCGCACGAGGTCGGGAATCGCCGCCGCCTCGGGCAGGTTGCGCCAGTACTTCTTGGGCATCTCCGCCCGCATCGCCGCGAGGTTGGTCCGGGCCGGGTTGAAGGTGCTGGCGTAATAGGCGCTCCAGCCGGCCTCGAAGGCGTCGCCGGCGGGCAGCGCCTCGCGCCGCTCGGGTGGGCCGAAGCGCAGGCGCGCGCCGTCCCAGTGGGCCGAGCCCTCGGGCGTCAGGATCAACCAGTCGAAGCCCGGGAAACGCGCCACGAAGAACGGCGCGGCCGCCTCCAGGATGTGGTGGTCGGGCTCGAACCACGCGGCGAAGCGCTCCCGCTCTCCCTCGCCGGGCACGCGCCGGAAGCGCAGGAAGGCGTGCATCTTGTGCAGGTCGCGCGCGACCGCTCGGCGCATGCGCGTCAGCCGGTGGACCAGGGGATCGCTCGCCACCTCGGGGAGGTGGCGCTCGCCCCGCCGCACCCGCCAGATCAGCTGGTAGAGCAGCGCGTAGCGCGCCTCGTCCCGGTGGGGCACGATCGCGGGCACCAGCGCCGCCACGGCCCGCGGCAGGGCGAGCGGGGGCGCCGGCCCGGCCTCCTCGGACGCGCGCGCCGCCTCGGCCCCGAACAGGCCGGGCTCGGCCCCGAACAGGCCGGGTTCGGGCCCGAACAGGCCGGGGGCCCCGCCCTGCGTGAAGGTCACCGCCTCGGGAGGGCACTCCTCCGCCGCGAGGCGGCGCACCGCGGCCCGGAACCCTTCGAGGTCGGCGCCGGGCCTCAGCGGGATGCTGCGCACGGCCTCACCCGAACAGGGAGAGCTGGCGCGGCGGCTCGGCGAGGCGCGCCCGCAGGTCGGACCGGTCGGTCAGCCGGGTCGGGGCATGGTCGGCGGCGATCAGGAAGGGCCGCGCGCGCTTCAGGCCCGAGGTCAGCCGCGCCACGTCCGCGAGGCGAAGCCGGGTGTGGCGGCGCGCCGCCACGATCCGGTCCACCGCCCGCACGCCCAGGCCCGGCACCCGCAGCAGCAAGTCCCGGTCGGCCCGGTTGACGTCGACGGGGAACCGCTCGCGGTGCTTGAGCGCCCAGGCGAGTTTGGGGTCGATGTCGAGGGCGAGCATGCCCGCCTCGGTGGCGTCCGCCACCTCCTCGGGGGCGAAGGCGTAGTACCGCAGGAGCCAATCCGCCTGGTAGAGCCGGTGCTCGCGGGCGAGGGGCGGCGCCTGCGGCGGCAGGATCGCGGAGGCGTCCGGGATCGGGCTGAAGGCCGAGTAGTAGATGCGCCGCAGGTCGTGGCTGGCGTAGAGGGCGGCGCTGCGGCGGATCAGGGCGGCGTCGGTCGAGGAATCGGCCCCGACGATGACCTGGGTCGATTGCCCGGCCGGGGCGTAGCGGCGCTTCTCCGCCCTGCCCTGCGCGATGCGCTCGCGCATCTGGCCCATCGCGGCCTCGATCGCGGCGCCGTCCTTCTCGGGGGCGAGCCGCTCCAGGCTCGCCTCGGTGGGGAGTTCGAGGTTGATCGAGAGCCGGTCGGCGTAGAGGCCCGCCTGCTCGATCAGCCAGGGGCTGGC
This window harbors:
- a CDS encoding PRC-barrel domain-containing protein yields the protein MAPAQMAPAQVAPAPASPPPAAQVQEAPAPAKAPEAGPGAPSPAAPPAAPAAQAPAAPVPAPPPVPAGTPATVLDTKDYDGVLGKPVRSAAGEDMGRIIDIIVDKDGRPRAAIIDFGGFLGVGSRKIAVDWRALHFAADNKPGRAVLQLTRNQVRVSPEYKPGDPIVVLGPASPAPDPDQAAARNPPEK
- a CDS encoding MFS transporter, whose protein sequence is MTAARRSQRRAAGHREVPRYEPRPEAGREPARAPSPAPLPATRREKHAPSAASARGLDAFTFFVANLQTGFGPFVAVHFTAHQWTQADIGLVLTIGGLFSLLGQVPGGGFVDWVRSKRAVAALAVGVIGASAAGLGLYPTFLVAALAMAAHSLASCVLTPAIAAISLGLSGHARLGERLGRNARFSSIGNALAAAGMGACGYYLSNAAVFYVTAALVVPTLVALSTIRAGEIEVVRPQGRDGAPPPSGWAGLRLLLTNRALLCFGACILLFYVANAAMLPLVGSVLTMRASQTATILIAACIMAPQIVLALIAPAVGRAAQTYGRRPLLVLGFAALPLRGILFAYAQEPEVLVLIQVLDGVSAAVIGVMVPLVVADVTRGTGRFNLALGAVGTGMGIGAALSTTLSGAMADHLGTHAAFLGLAGVAVLALLLLLLVMPETRRGRGA
- a CDS encoding ABC transporter ATP-binding protein, producing the protein MDDLCAYAERPWAFVARYLRRRVVPHAAIVVSVLAAVACSVSTQYGLKGVVDALGKGPQSGEIWGALAVLIAFIGADNMLWRVASLIASFTFVAVTGDIRRDLFRHLTGHSPSYFADRQPGTLASRITATSNAIFTAENMFVWNVMPPCAAAFGAILYVGAVSLPMAAGLLVICGGVVVLMFRIAAAGKPLHHEFAEKAAAVDGEMVDLVSNMPLVRAFSAFKREFVRFDGTIGTEMRARRRSLLYLEKLRIMHAVITVVAVLGLLYWAVRMWEVGSATAGQVVLVCTLGITILAATRDLAVALVDVTQHTARLSEALTTLLQPHDLRDHPEAKPLVGEGARLDFEHVGFSYPDGREVFSDFNLTIEPGQKVGLVGRSGGGKSTLFTLLQRFYDPQSGRILIDGQNIGRVTQESLREAITVVPQDISLFHRSLRENIRYGRPDATDEEVWAAAEAARCTDFISDLPQGFDTIVGDRGVKLSGGQRQRIAVARAILKDSPILLLDEATSALDTESEEAIREALHNLMQGRTVIAIAHRLSTLKDFDRIVVLDGGQVIQDGSPERLIHLDGFYRDLIQRETLKLSREAA
- a CDS encoding UdgX family uracil-DNA binding protein (This protein belongs to the uracil DNA glycosylase superfamily, members of which act in excision repair of DNA. However, it belongs more specifically to UdgX branch, whose founding member was found to bind uracil in DNA (where it does not belong), without cleaving it, appears to promote DNA repair by a pathway involving RecA, rather than base excision.), translating into MRSIPLRPGADLEGFRAAVRRLAAEECPPEAVTFTQGGAPGLFGPEPGLFGAEPGLFGAEAARASEEAGPAPPLALPRAVAALVPAIVPHRDEARYALLYQLIWRVRRGERHLPEVASDPLVHRLTRMRRAVARDLHKMHAFLRFRRVPGEGERERFAAWFEPDHHILEAAAPFFVARFPGFDWLILTPEGSAHWDGARLRFGPPERREALPAGDAFEAGWSAYYASTFNPARTNLAAMRAEMPKKYWRNLPEAAAIPDLVRNARRRVAAMIEREPAMPRKRTPTRALDAMAAQGPEDLEALNALIRRSEPLVPGATQAVLGEGPVGAAIAFVGEQPGDQEDRLGRPFVGPAGQLLTRAMEEAGLARGSCYLTNAVKHFKFEERGKRRIHQKPTAGEVAHGRWWLDRELGFVHPRLVVALGATAVLALTGKAIPITRARGPARFDGKPYAGFVTVHPSYLLRLPEEAKAEAYAGFVDDLRRVRMLAQELAGAA
- a CDS encoding putative DNA modification/repair radical SAM protein, encoding MDDRLAKKLTILADAAKYDASCASSGAPKRRAAAGELGSTTGAGICHAYTPDGRCVSLLKILLTNYCLFDCAYCVNRRSSNVRRAAFTVEEVITLTVEFYKRNMIEGLFLSSGIVRSPDHTMEQLIRAAKGLRQRHGFRGYIHLKTIPEASPWLIEQAGLYADRLSINLELPTEASLERLAPEKDGAAIEAAMGQMRERIAQGRAEKRRYAPAGQSTQVIVGADSSTDAALIRRSAALYASHDLRRIYYSAFSPIPDASAILPPQAPPLAREHRLYQADWLLRYYAFAPEEVADATEAGMLALDIDPKLAWALKHRERFPVDVNRADRDLLLRVPGLGVRAVDRIVAARRHTRLRLADVARLTSGLKRARPFLIAADHAPTRLTDRSDLRARLAEPPRQLSLFG